In one window of Desulfovibrio sp. DNA:
- the flgC gene encoding flagellar basal body rod protein FlgC, translating into MDFMTAFDISASGLAADRTRINTISMNLANAKTTRTPLGGPYRRRTVVQQTADVDDPFSVHMQSALDRSVKGVRVMAVTMDNRPFKRVYEPGNPDANAEGYVMYPDINVVEEMANLMTAQRNYEANVTTVDAVKGMYVKALEIGK; encoded by the coding sequence ATGGATTTCATGACAGCATTTGACATAAGCGCATCGGGCCTTGCGGCCGACCGTACGCGCATCAATACCATTTCGATGAACCTGGCCAATGCCAAGACCACGCGCACGCCCCTGGGCGGTCCTTACCGCAGGCGCACCGTTGTGCAGCAGACGGCTGATGTGGACGACCCATTTTCTGTCCACATGCAATCGGCCCTTGACCGATCGGTCAAAGGGGTGCGCGTTATGGCCGTGACAATGGACAACCGCCCCTTCAAGCGCGTGTATGAGCCGGGCAACCCCGATGCCAACGCCGAAGGCTACGTGATGTATCCCGACATCAACGTGGTGGAGGAAATGGCCAACCTCATGACGGCCCAGCGCAATTATGAAGCCAACGTCACCACCGTGGACGCCGTCAAGGGCATGTACGTCAAGGCTCTTGAGATCGGCAAATAG
- a CDS encoding 3'-5' exonuclease, producing MLTVHAAPCVAIDFETSGFAAHSACAVGLARIEDGHVVDRLYSLIRPPSSRVMFTEIHGLTWPMLKDAPTFAEVWPQMEAFMDGADALLAHNASFDRRVLQACCREAGAEAPRYHFLCTLKGARRSLPLPSKKLNHVCEHFGIALDHHNAESDAAACAEVYLRLRALGVTDGQMRL from the coding sequence ATGCTCACTGTACATGCCGCGCCCTGCGTGGCCATAGATTTTGAAACCTCCGGGTTCGCGGCCCACAGCGCCTGTGCTGTGGGCCTTGCCCGTATTGAGGACGGACACGTTGTGGATCGGCTTTACAGCCTCATCCGCCCGCCGTCTTCCCGGGTCATGTTTACGGAAATCCACGGGCTTACCTGGCCCATGCTCAAAGACGCGCCCACCTTCGCCGAAGTCTGGCCTCAAATGGAAGCCTTCATGGACGGGGCCGACGCGTTGCTGGCGCACAACGCCTCTTTTGACAGGCGCGTGTTGCAGGCCTGCTGCCGCGAGGCCGGGGCCGAAGCTCCCAGATACCATTTTTTATGCACGCTCAAGGGCGCACGGCGCAGCCTGCCCCTGCCTTCCAAGAAGCTCAACCATGTCTGCGAGCATTTCGGCATTGCCCTTGACCACCACAACGCCGAATCTGACGCTGCGGCCTGCGCTGAGGTCTATCTGCGCTTGCGGGCCCTGGGCGTCACTGACGGCCAGATGCGCCTGTAG
- a CDS encoding DUF2325 domain-containing protein, producing MCVTLIGGMDRLQKDYIAAAKENGHSLKCISRNERNFVDKIGNPDALIVFTNKVSHEAKRKAVQVARSRNIPLQMVHSCGVSSLRECLRDA from the coding sequence ATGTGCGTAACACTTATAGGCGGCATGGACAGGTTGCAAAAAGATTACATAGCTGCGGCCAAGGAAAATGGGCATTCCCTCAAGTGCATCAGCCGCAATGAACGGAATTTCGTTGACAAGATCGGCAACCCCGACGCCCTGATCGTTTTTACCAACAAGGTTTCTCATGAAGCCAAGCGCAAGGCCGTGCAGGTTGCGCGCTCACGCAACATACCCCTGCAAATGGTGCATTCTTGCGGCGTCTCCTCCCTGCGCGAATGTCTGCGTGACGCATAG
- the feoB gene encoding ferrous iron transport protein B: MSETKDLDNGAGAHGQHEHHGQHAQHGHHGHALRIALAGNPNCGKTTVFNGYTGARQHVGNYPGVTVDKKEGHVNVNGTRVILVDLPGTYSLTAYSQEELVARQELASDNVQAVINVVDASALERNLLLTVQMLEMGTPVVLSCNMMDEARNSGVHIAMDRLSALLGIPVLPMVARTGEGLKEAMEAAVELSGKGKREPMRISYGAELDEALLEIEKRIVATKLLTERYLPSWVALKLLEGDDVILNEVRKADPKTAAELEGMRKKIADHTRATLNANLESLITDHRYGYIRSILRDGVFQQDPGKDRLALSDKLDKVLTNALIGPLLMIGVLYLMFYVTFEVGAYPQGWVEDGFAWLSGFLGDVIPEGLAKSLIVDGVVAGVGSVMSFVPLILIMFVLISFMEDSGYMARVAYMMDRIFRFFGLHGASVMPYIISGGIAGGCAIPGAMATRTLRSPKEKLATLLTLPYMACGAKLPVFLMLAGAFFPDDAPMVMFIIMLVGWVMALLVARLLRSSIVKGEATPFVMELPPYRMPTLLSLLLHCWERAWMYLKKAGTVLVAISIIIWAGMTFPKMPEDMAAPYEQKIEQLETQIAAFPEGAEERAPLEEELTGVRDELGEEELAYSIAGRLGKAVEPATKPVGFDWRTDIALLAGVAAKEAIVATLGTAYAIGAQDPEDAAPLAERLKSDSNWSKATALSLMLFVLMYSPCFVALVVIKQEAGSWGWLIFSIIFNTGVAYVVSLAAYQVGRSVWGG; the protein is encoded by the coding sequence ATGAGTGAGACGAAAGATTTGGATAATGGCGCGGGAGCGCACGGTCAGCATGAGCACCACGGCCAGCATGCGCAGCATGGCCACCACGGCCATGCCCTGCGTATCGCCCTGGCTGGCAACCCCAACTGCGGCAAAACCACGGTGTTCAACGGCTATACTGGCGCTCGCCAGCATGTGGGCAACTATCCCGGTGTTACCGTTGATAAAAAAGAAGGCCACGTTAATGTAAATGGCACGCGCGTAATCCTGGTGGACTTGCCCGGCACCTACTCCCTGACTGCCTATTCGCAGGAAGAGCTCGTGGCCCGGCAGGAGCTTGCCAGCGACAACGTGCAGGCTGTCATCAACGTGGTCGACGCCTCGGCCCTTGAGCGTAACCTGCTTCTCACCGTGCAGATGCTTGAAATGGGCACTCCTGTGGTGCTGTCCTGCAACATGATGGACGAAGCGCGCAATTCGGGCGTGCATATCGCCATGGATCGCCTGAGTGCCCTTCTTGGCATTCCGGTGCTGCCCATGGTGGCCCGCACCGGCGAAGGCCTCAAGGAAGCAATGGAAGCCGCCGTTGAACTGAGCGGCAAGGGCAAACGCGAGCCCATGCGCATTTCTTACGGCGCTGAGCTTGATGAGGCTCTGCTTGAGATTGAAAAGCGCATCGTGGCCACCAAGCTGCTCACAGAGCGCTACCTGCCAAGCTGGGTGGCCCTCAAGCTGCTTGAAGGCGATGACGTCATTTTGAACGAAGTACGCAAGGCCGACCCCAAAACCGCTGCCGAACTTGAAGGCATGCGCAAAAAAATCGCCGACCATACGCGTGCCACGCTCAACGCCAATCTTGAGTCCCTCATCACAGACCACCGCTATGGCTATATCCGCAGCATCCTGCGGGACGGCGTTTTCCAGCAGGACCCCGGCAAAGACCGCCTGGCCCTTTCCGACAAGCTGGACAAAGTGCTCACCAACGCGCTGATTGGCCCGCTGCTCATGATTGGCGTGCTGTACCTCATGTTCTACGTAACGTTTGAGGTGGGCGCCTATCCTCAGGGCTGGGTTGAAGACGGCTTTGCCTGGCTTAGCGGATTTTTGGGCGACGTGATACCTGAAGGTCTTGCCAAATCCCTGATCGTGGACGGCGTTGTTGCCGGTGTCGGCAGCGTGATGAGCTTTGTGCCGCTGATTCTTATCATGTTTGTCCTTATTTCCTTTATGGAAGACAGCGGCTACATGGCCCGCGTGGCCTACATGATGGACCGCATTTTCCGTTTCTTCGGCCTGCACGGCGCTTCGGTCATGCCCTACATCATTTCCGGCGGCATTGCTGGCGGTTGCGCCATCCCCGGCGCCATGGCCACCCGCACCCTGCGCAGCCCCAAGGAAAAACTGGCGACCCTGCTGACCCTGCCCTACATGGCCTGCGGCGCCAAACTGCCGGTCTTTCTGATGCTGGCTGGCGCATTCTTCCCCGATGATGCGCCCATGGTCATGTTCATCATCATGCTCGTCGGCTGGGTCATGGCCCTGCTGGTGGCGCGCCTGCTGCGTTCTTCCATCGTCAAGGGCGAAGCGACGCCCTTTGTTATGGAACTGCCGCCGTACCGCATGCCCACCCTGCTCAGCCTGCTGCTGCACTGCTGGGAACGCGCCTGGATGTACCTCAAAAAGGCCGGTACCGTGCTGGTGGCCATTTCCATCATCATCTGGGCTGGCATGACCTTCCCCAAGATGCCCGAAGATATGGCCGCGCCCTATGAGCAGAAGATCGAGCAGCTTGAAACTCAGATAGCCGCCTTCCCTGAAGGCGCTGAAGAGCGTGCCCCTCTTGAGGAAGAGCTCACCGGCGTGCGTGACGAACTGGGTGAAGAAGAACTGGCTTATTCCATTGCCGGACGCCTGGGCAAGGCCGTCGAGCCTGCCACCAAGCCTGTGGGCTTTGACTGGCGCACCGACATTGCCCTGCTGGCTGGCGTTGCCGCCAAGGAAGCCATTGTGGCTACCCTTGGAACGGCCTACGCCATTGGCGCACAGGATCCCGAAGACGCCGCTCCCCTGGCCGAACGCCTGAAGAGCGACAGCAACTGGTCAAAAGCCACGGCGCTTTCCCTCATGCTGTTCGTGCTTATGTATTCTCCCTGCTTTGTGGCGCTCGTTGTCATCAAGCAGGAGGCGGGCAGCTGGGGCTGGCTGATTTTCAGCATAATCTTCAATACTGGCGTAGCCTACGTGGTCTCCCTGGCGGCCTATCAGGTGGGCCGTTCCGTCTGGGGGGGATAG
- the trpA gene encoding tryptophan synthase subunit alpha, with amino-acid sequence MNLLEEKIRKATAAGRPALIPFLTAGFPNQTDFWPTLMELDENGADIIEIGVPFSDPVADGPVVEEASRRALSDGVNLRGILMDLIQRKGLIQAGVVLMGYLNPFLQYGYEKLAHDAARGGVHGFIVPDLPHEEAEPLRSALKKEGIALIPLVGPNTSAERMALYAADGEGYVYVVSVMGITGERGNVAPKVAETMRRARSVFKLPLALGFGLREPAQLEDLPADARPDAVVFGSALLKHLDEGKSAEEFMARWK; translated from the coding sequence ATGAACCTGCTTGAAGAAAAAATTCGTAAGGCCACTGCCGCAGGACGTCCGGCTCTGATTCCCTTTCTTACCGCCGGTTTCCCCAATCAGACGGACTTTTGGCCCACATTGATGGAACTGGATGAAAACGGCGCGGACATCATTGAAATCGGCGTGCCTTTTTCCGACCCGGTGGCCGACGGTCCCGTGGTTGAAGAAGCCTCACGCCGCGCCCTGAGCGACGGCGTAAACCTGCGCGGCATCCTGATGGATCTCATACAGCGCAAGGGCCTCATTCAGGCTGGCGTGGTGCTGATGGGCTACCTTAATCCCTTCTTGCAGTACGGCTATGAAAAGCTGGCGCATGACGCGGCCAGGGGCGGCGTTCACGGATTTATCGTGCCGGACTTGCCCCATGAGGAGGCAGAGCCGCTGCGCAGCGCCCTGAAAAAAGAGGGCATAGCGCTTATCCCCCTGGTTGGCCCCAACACCAGCGCCGAACGCATGGCTTTGTATGCGGCCGATGGCGAGGGCTATGTCTATGTGGTCTCGGTTATGGGCATTACCGGCGAACGCGGCAATGTGGCCCCCAAGGTTGCGGAAACCATGCGCCGGGCGCGCTCTGTCTTCAAGCTGCCCCTTGCCCTGGGCTTCGGCCTGCGCGAACCGGCACAGCTGGAAGATTTGCCGGCCGATGCCCGGCCCGATGCCGTGGTGTTTGGCAGCGCCTTGCTCAAGCACCTTGACGAAGGCAAGAGCGCCGAAGAGTTCATGGCCCGCTGGAAATAA
- the trpB gene encoding tryptophan synthase subunit beta — MKNRYFGEFGGCFVPELLMPPLMEVEAAMHSIYPTEAFQAELQDLLHNYAGRETPLTHCPTLSRELGFDLWLKREDLLHTGAHKVNNTLGQALLAKHMGKTALVAETGAGQHGVATAAAAARLGLECTVYMGAEDVERQSPNVMRMKLLGATVNPVESGTRTLKDAINEALRAWISSQETTHYCFGTAAGPHPFPLLVRELQSVIGRETRAQMLEKTGKLPDAVVACVGGGSNAIGMFHPFLEDASVRIIGVEAAGTGEPGCFNSAPLNLGTPGVLHGAYSMLLQNNDGQVEPSHSISAGLDYPGVGPEHSWLHKTGRAQYGMVKDANALTAFQRLCHAEGILPALESSHALAWVLDHPQEFKPGQQVVINLSGRGDKDLGIINKALGFAQGQGEV, encoded by the coding sequence ATGAAAAACAGATATTTTGGCGAGTTCGGCGGTTGCTTTGTGCCTGAGCTGCTCATGCCGCCGCTTATGGAAGTGGAAGCGGCCATGCACAGCATCTATCCCACAGAGGCCTTTCAGGCCGAGTTGCAGGATTTGCTGCACAATTATGCCGGACGTGAAACCCCTCTGACCCATTGTCCCACGCTGTCGCGTGAACTGGGCTTCGATCTCTGGCTCAAGCGGGAAGATCTGCTGCACACGGGCGCGCACAAGGTGAACAATACGCTGGGCCAGGCGCTGCTTGCCAAGCATATGGGCAAGACGGCCCTTGTGGCCGAAACCGGCGCAGGGCAGCACGGCGTGGCCACGGCCGCCGCCGCCGCCCGTCTGGGGCTGGAATGCACGGTCTATATGGGCGCTGAAGACGTGGAGCGCCAGTCCCCCAACGTCATGCGCATGAAGCTTCTGGGCGCTACCGTCAACCCTGTTGAAAGCGGTACCCGCACCCTCAAGGACGCCATTAACGAAGCCCTGCGCGCGTGGATCAGCAGCCAGGAAACCACTCACTATTGTTTCGGCACGGCTGCCGGGCCGCATCCCTTCCCCCTGCTGGTGCGCGAACTGCAAAGCGTCATTGGCCGCGAAACCCGCGCCCAGATGCTTGAAAAAACCGGCAAGCTGCCAGACGCCGTGGTGGCCTGCGTTGGCGGCGGCTCCAATGCCATAGGCATGTTCCATCCCTTCCTTGAGGATGCGAGCGTGCGCATTATAGGCGTGGAGGCGGCAGGCACCGGCGAGCCGGGCTGCTTCAACTCCGCTCCCCTTAACCTGGGCACGCCTGGCGTGCTGCACGGCGCGTACAGCATGCTTTTGCAGAATAACGACGGCCAGGTGGAGCCTTCGCATTCCATTTCCGCCGGTCTGGACTATCCCGGCGTGGGCCCCGAGCATTCCTGGCTGCACAAGACCGGCCGCGCGCAGTACGGCATGGTCAAGGACGCCAACGCCCTGACCGCGTTCCAGCGCCTGTGCCACGCCGAGGGCATCCTGCCCGCTCTGGAGTCGTCCCATGCGCTGGCATGGGTGCTTGACCATCCGCAGGAATTCAAGCCGGGGCAGCAGGTGGTGATCAATCTTTCAGGCCGGGGAGACAAAGACCTTGGCATCATCAACAAGGCCCTGGGTTTTGCCCAGGGGCAGGGCGAGGTGTAG
- the flgB gene encoding flagellar basal body rod protein FlgB: MKSLFSSQVGLVGTVMNMQLQRQNVIAGNLSNIDTPNYKPRELSFEKELQTALGQNMEGQMSRTSEEHIPLTFDPASFRPEWSEAFKPRLIHGEDRVNLDKEMAKHAKNQLQFTALAQVLTKTFEGVNNVIQDGKQA; encoded by the coding sequence ATGAAAAGTTTGTTCAGCAGTCAGGTCGGCCTGGTCGGCACGGTCATGAACATGCAGCTTCAAAGGCAGAATGTCATTGCGGGCAACTTGTCCAACATTGACACCCCCAACTACAAGCCGCGTGAATTGAGCTTTGAAAAAGAGCTTCAGACCGCTCTCGGGCAGAATATGGAAGGGCAGATGAGCCGCACCAGCGAGGAGCACATTCCCTTGACCTTTGATCCTGCATCCTTCAGGCCCGAGTGGTCGGAGGCTTTCAAGCCCAGACTTATTCACGGTGAAGACCGCGTGAACCTTGATAAGGAAATGGCCAAGCACGCCAAGAACCAGTTACAGTTTACGGCTCTGGCCCAAGTTCTGACAAAAACGTTTGAAGGCGTGAATAACGTCATACAGGACGGCAAGCAGGCCTAG
- a CDS encoding thermonuclease family protein gives MLIRIFCFCLTICLAWGSLPALAWDARVVRVEDGNTISVSKTGKSGEAEVVLRFYGIEAPTLSQPFGAEARQRLAEIMPRGTRVTVEPVGESESGTISALIQVGGASVNYQLVMEGLAWIDRQNCRAIFCRRWMIQEHQAVVEKRGVWGLKIGTPPWQWGR, from the coding sequence ATGCTGATCCGGATTTTTTGTTTCTGTCTGACCATCTGTCTTGCCTGGGGAAGCCTCCCGGCCCTTGCCTGGGACGCCAGGGTTGTTCGCGTGGAGGATGGCAACACCATTTCCGTCAGCAAGACAGGCAAAAGTGGCGAAGCTGAGGTGGTGCTGCGGTTTTATGGCATAGAGGCCCCGACCCTGAGCCAGCCCTTCGGGGCCGAGGCACGCCAACGCCTTGCCGAGATCATGCCACGCGGCACAAGGGTAACGGTGGAACCCGTGGGCGAGAGCGAGTCGGGCACCATAAGCGCGCTTATTCAGGTTGGGGGCGCATCTGTCAACTATCAGCTGGTGATGGAAGGGCTGGCCTGGATTGACAGACAAAATTGCAGGGCTATCTTTTGCCGCCGCTGGATGATACAGGAACACCAGGCCGTTGTAGAAAAGCGGGGCGTATGGGGCCTGAAAATAGGCACTCCGCCCTGGCAGTGGGGTAGATAA
- the fliE gene encoding flagellar hook-basal body complex protein FliE: MSIQATGMRAYSEAIQHFSKVSGSLQQGSPVSGQTLFSRTLDQSLARSQVDTGENFGAQVDKMQFPGKASTPVMPENSFTGTLKDSLNKVSQLQNVKDNAIDDFASGRTQNVQELMITMQKSSLAMKLTTAVRGKVLEAYKEISKMQF, encoded by the coding sequence ATGAGCATTCAGGCAACGGGCATGCGCGCCTATAGCGAAGCCATACAGCATTTCAGCAAGGTTTCAGGCAGCTTGCAGCAAGGGTCGCCGGTCAGCGGGCAGACGCTTTTTTCCCGCACTCTGGATCAGAGCCTTGCCCGCAGCCAGGTGGATACCGGTGAAAACTTCGGCGCACAGGTGGACAAGATGCAGTTCCCCGGCAAGGCTTCAACGCCGGTGATGCCCGAAAACAGCTTTACGGGAACGCTCAAGGACTCGCTCAACAAGGTCAGTCAGTTGCAGAACGTGAAGGATAACGCCATCGACGACTTCGCTTCCGGGCGTACGCAAAACGTGCAGGAACTCATGATCACCATGCAGAAGTCCAGCCTTGCCATGAAGCTGACCACCGCCGTGCGCGGCAAGGTTCTGGAAGCGTACAAAGAAATTTCAAAGATGCAGTTCTAG